The sequence CGTATCATCTCCAGGAAGGGTGGATGCCATAACTGCATGAATTCAAGCATCGAAGTGATGGCGAAGACATAGAAGGGAATGACATTAGCGCCACGTCTTGAAGGGAAGAAGAGGAAGGCAGTCAGGATCCAGAAAATCTCATAAAATACACCTGCGCCGTAATTATTAAACCACCAATCCCCCGGCCCCGAGTAGAATTTGAAGGCGAAGCCGAGAGGCGTGATAATCAGAAGCGAAAAGATCACCCGGGTATGAATTGAAGACCAGGTCATCGGCGCACCTTCTCCCCCTGCTGGCGGGTTGACGGATACTGCGACCCTAGGAGTCTGTCGGTCTAGGGTTTGAGTTGAAGGGCATCAGATTTTTTCGTTGATCCAGGTTTTGGTGCCCCAGTTGCGGGGATGTTCCCCAAAGAACTGTTCATTGTCCGGAAATGTGGGCGAGCGGAGGTCTCCTACGCCCCCTTGGGTACCCACTTGTTCCGGAAGAGCTTCAGGAGATTGTGGGTAAGACATATGAGATCCCA is a genomic window of Deltaproteobacteria bacterium containing:
- a CDS encoding DUF2809 domain-containing protein, whose protein sequence is MTWSSIHTRVIFSLLIITPLGFAFKFYSGPGDWWFNNYGAGVFYEIFWILTAFLFFPSRRGANVIPFYVFAITSMLEFMQLWHPPFLEMIRSSFVGSALIGNTFVWGDFPHYVLGCLIGWGWLRSLLRGEDI